In Mucilaginibacter boryungensis, a single window of DNA contains:
- a CDS encoding diacylglycerol kinase family protein — translation MKKLIRGFGYAFKGIWYATATQLNFRVHLVASLTAALLGYALKVSAIEWIWIIFCMALVLAAELFNTSIEVLTDLVSPEFNTKAGHVKDIAAGAVLVTAIFALVTGTIIFLPKILTLIHAA, via the coding sequence ATGAAAAAACTGATCCGTGGCTTTGGCTATGCATTTAAGGGTATTTGGTATGCTACAGCTACACAACTGAATTTCCGCGTGCACCTGGTAGCATCTCTTACGGCAGCTTTGCTGGGTTACGCCCTAAAAGTGTCGGCTATTGAGTGGATCTGGATCATATTCTGCATGGCCCTGGTATTAGCGGCCGAACTGTTTAACACTTCAATAGAGGTATTAACTGACCTGGTATCGCCCGAGTTTAATACCAAAGCCGGACACGTGAAGGATATTGCGGCCGGGGCAGTTTTGGTTACCGCCATTTTTGCGCTGGTTACCGGGACCATTATTTTTTTACCTAAAATTTTAACGCTTATCCATGCTGCATAA
- the recO gene encoding DNA repair protein RecO, with the protein MLHKTRGIVFKVTDYGESSVVVQVYTEKFGLQSYIVNGAKKPKAKIHRNMLQPLHLLDMVVYHKNAGTVQRIAELKNLPVLQSIPYDVIKSSLIMFLNEVLYKSVKQQAPDENLFQFLFHSVELLDQQTNNPANFHLVFLLRLSRYLGFYPDQNKAADADYFDMRNGVFTKYKPENWQYLSPPHTQNFYQLLKYGFENMDQLVLKNDERRYLLSKMLEYFAQHIEGFGNIRSHEVLEEVLG; encoded by the coding sequence ATGCTGCATAAAACCCGCGGCATTGTTTTTAAGGTAACCGATTACGGCGAAAGCAGTGTAGTTGTGCAGGTATATACCGAAAAGTTTGGGCTGCAATCTTATATCGTCAACGGGGCCAAAAAACCAAAGGCTAAAATACACCGCAATATGCTGCAGCCCCTGCATTTGCTGGATATGGTGGTTTATCATAAAAACGCAGGGACCGTGCAGCGCATTGCGGAACTAAAAAATCTGCCCGTTTTACAAAGTATCCCTTATGATGTAATTAAAAGCAGTCTGATTATGTTTTTGAACGAGGTTTTGTATAAATCTGTAAAGCAACAGGCGCCTGACGAAAATCTGTTCCAGTTTTTATTCCATTCGGTTGAATTGCTGGACCAGCAAACAAATAACCCGGCTAATTTTCACCTGGTATTTTTATTGAGACTAAGCCGATACCTCGGTTTTTATCCCGATCAAAACAAAGCCGCCGATGCCGACTACTTTGATATGAGAAACGGCGTTTTTACAAAGTATAAGCCTGAAAATTGGCAGTATCTGTCGCCGCCGCATACACAAAACTTTTACCAGTTATTAAAATATGGTTTTGAAAATATGGATCAGCTTGTGTTGAAGAATGATGAGCGCCGCTACCTGCTAAGTAAAATGCTGGAATACTTCGCCCAGCACATAGAAGGTTTTGGCAATATCCGCTCGCACGAGGTATTGGAGGAGGTGTTAGGATAG